A section of the Pelotomaculum isophthalicicum JI genome encodes:
- a CDS encoding ABC transporter ATP-binding protein → MLRLFQFFKPYVWNLFWVIVFLFVQSLAELYLPTLMSDVVNDGMMKGNSSYIWKYGSYMLLVALGSSLCSIVGSYLSSIIGVGFGRDIRDKVFSRVESYSLQEFDKIGTASLITRTTNDVIQVQTLIVMGLRFMVYAPIMCVGGIIMAFSKDKQLTLILAVVLPVMLLLIASIASVIVPLFKSMQVKLDKVNLVLRENLTGIRVIRAFNRLKSENERFEKANRDLTETSIKVNKIMAAIQPIMIILMNFTSIAIIWFGGHRISQNEMQVGDMMAFLQYAMQVMFSIIMVTIMFVMVPRAQASATRINEVLDMEPKIVDPLHGGESDGKRGYVEFRDVTFSYPGAEMPAIRNISFAAYPGEVTAIIGGTGSGKSTLINLIPRFYDVDSGSVLVDGADVRQMNQKDLRAKIGFVPQTPILFSGTVSENIRYGKTDASDEEITHAADVAQASEFISKMKEGYNSQISQGGTNLSGGQKQRLSIARALVRKPGIYILDDSFSALDFKTDAQLRAALKKETVASTVIIVAQRAGTVMDADRIIVLDEGRIEGIGKHKELMSTCSVYREIVSSQLSGEEIA, encoded by the coding sequence ATGCTAAGACTATTCCAATTTTTTAAACCATACGTTTGGAACTTATTTTGGGTGATAGTGTTTCTTTTCGTCCAGTCCCTGGCGGAACTGTATCTCCCGACACTTATGTCGGATGTCGTCAACGACGGCATGATGAAGGGCAATAGCAGTTACATCTGGAAATACGGGAGCTATATGCTACTAGTAGCGCTTGGCAGCAGCCTCTGCTCCATAGTAGGCAGTTACCTGTCGTCAATTATCGGGGTGGGCTTCGGCAGAGACATCCGCGACAAGGTTTTTTCACGCGTGGAGAGCTATTCCCTGCAAGAGTTTGATAAAATCGGAACTGCCTCTTTGATTACCAGAACAACTAATGATGTTATTCAGGTGCAGACCCTGATAGTAATGGGTTTACGATTTATGGTCTATGCCCCGATCATGTGCGTTGGGGGCATCATCATGGCGTTTTCCAAGGATAAGCAGCTTACTTTAATCCTGGCCGTGGTTCTCCCCGTTATGTTGCTCTTGATTGCGAGCATTGCCAGTGTGATCGTTCCCTTGTTCAAATCAATGCAGGTCAAGCTTGATAAAGTTAATCTGGTACTCCGTGAGAATTTAACCGGTATCAGGGTTATCCGCGCTTTCAATAGACTAAAGAGTGAAAATGAACGTTTTGAGAAAGCAAACCGCGATCTGACCGAAACATCGATTAAGGTCAATAAAATTATGGCGGCGATACAGCCGATCATGATCATTCTTATGAATTTTACCTCTATTGCGATCATCTGGTTTGGCGGCCACCGCATTAGTCAAAACGAAATGCAAGTCGGAGACATGATGGCGTTCCTCCAGTACGCGATGCAAGTCATGTTCTCCATCATCATGGTAACGATTATGTTTGTCATGGTCCCGAGGGCACAGGCGTCAGCCACGCGGATTAACGAAGTACTGGACATGGAGCCTAAAATTGTTGATCCGTTACACGGAGGAGAATCCGATGGCAAGAGAGGTTATGTGGAATTCCGGGATGTCACTTTCAGCTATCCCGGCGCTGAAATGCCTGCCATTAGAAACATATCATTCGCTGCCTATCCCGGTGAGGTTACAGCGATTATAGGTGGTACGGGCTCGGGTAAATCCACCCTGATTAATCTGATACCGCGATTCTATGATGTTGACAGCGGCAGCGTCCTGGTTGACGGCGCGGATGTCAGGCAAATGAATCAAAAAGATCTCAGGGCAAAAATCGGGTTCGTGCCGCAGACTCCAATCCTTTTCAGTGGAACCGTTTCTGAAAACATCCGTTACGGAAAGACTGACGCGAGCGATGAAGAGATAACCCACGCAGCGGATGTAGCGCAGGCGAGTGAGTTCATTTCAAAAATGAAAGAAGGTTATAATTCGCAGATCTCCCAGGGTGGAACCAATTTATCCGGCGGGCAGAAACAAAGGCTTTCCATTGCCCGCGCCTTAGTCAGAAAGCCCGGGATATATATCTTGGACGACAGTTTCTCAGCCCTCGACTTTAAGACAGACGCCCAACTCCGGGCGGCGCTTAAAAAAGAAACCGTTGCTTCCACCGTTATTATTGTTGCCCAGAGGGCGGGAACAGTCATGGATGCCGACAGGATCATCGTATTGGACGAAGGGCGGATTGAAGGCATAGGCAAACACAAGGAATTAATGAGCACATGTTCAGTATACCGTGAGATTGTGTCCTCCCAACTGTCAGGAGAGGAGATTGCGTGA
- a CDS encoding ABC transporter ATP-binding protein: MNGKDSPRTGPARPGPMGRGPMMGPPVEKAKDFRGTLKRLISYLRPEKYRFIAVLILAIISTLFSIVGPKIMGKATTKLADGILAKYEYYIQLYTAIQRNMPVEVISRLKKQPIPTFDFGYIGKVLLLLIALYLISALCSYVMAYIMSSVSQNTVYKMRNDVKDKLDHIPLKYFDQRTHGEILSRVTNDMDNIATTLQQSLTQLITSLVTVIGILIMMLTISPVMTVIALVTLPASMFITALITKKSQKFFADQQKCLGELNGHIEEMYAGHKIVKVFGHEEDSIVKFQEINVRLYGVGWKAQFMSGIIFPALNFVNNVGYVAICVVGGLLVAHKKIEIGDIQAFIQYTRQFTQPIIQVANIANVLQSTVASAERVFEIMDEAEQIPDQEDAKVITFPKGNIRFEHVKFGYKEEDPLMEDLSINIEEGNTVAIVGPTGAGKTTLVNLIMRFYEVQGGRITIDGVDIREMTRGDLRTMFGMVLQDTWLFNGTIRDNIAYGREGANDEEVISAAKAANAHHFIKTLPDGYDTVLNEEASNISQGQKQLLTIARAILADPAILILDEATSNIDTRTEVLIQKAMSRLMKGRTSFVIAHRLSTIRDADLILVMNKGAIVEQGNHNELLAKDGFYADLYNCQFAGGNLSDKVVS; encoded by the coding sequence ATGAACGGAAAAGATTCACCAAGAACCGGTCCGGCGCGTCCAGGTCCTATGGGCCGCGGCCCGATGATGGGTCCCCCGGTGGAAAAAGCGAAGGATTTTCGAGGAACGTTAAAAAGATTAATAAGTTATCTGCGGCCGGAGAAGTACCGTTTCATCGCGGTGCTCATTCTGGCTATCATCAGTACACTTTTTTCAATCGTGGGTCCCAAAATCATGGGGAAGGCGACAACCAAACTTGCTGACGGGATCCTCGCCAAGTACGAATATTATATCCAGCTATATACGGCGATCCAGAGGAATATGCCGGTTGAGGTGATCAGCAGACTAAAAAAGCAGCCCATACCGACCTTTGACTTTGGATATATAGGAAAAGTGCTGCTGCTGTTAATCGCGCTTTACTTGATTAGCGCCCTGTGCAGCTACGTGATGGCTTATATCATGTCGAGCGTTTCTCAAAACACTGTTTATAAAATGCGCAACGACGTAAAAGATAAGCTTGACCATATACCTCTAAAATATTTCGACCAGCGCACTCATGGCGAGATCCTAAGCCGGGTGACGAATGACATGGACAACATTGCGACAACGCTTCAGCAAAGTCTGACCCAGTTGATCACGTCTTTGGTTACTGTGATCGGCATTTTGATCATGATGCTGACAATCAGTCCCGTGATGACTGTAATAGCACTGGTAACCCTCCCGGCAAGCATGTTCATCACCGCTTTAATTACTAAAAAATCTCAAAAATTTTTCGCGGATCAACAGAAATGCCTGGGTGAACTCAACGGTCATATCGAGGAAATGTACGCGGGGCATAAGATCGTTAAAGTATTCGGACATGAAGAGGACTCAATAGTAAAGTTCCAAGAGATAAACGTAAGACTATACGGAGTCGGATGGAAAGCGCAGTTTATGTCAGGTATTATCTTCCCGGCCTTGAACTTTGTAAATAATGTCGGATATGTGGCCATATGCGTAGTAGGCGGTCTGTTAGTGGCTCATAAGAAAATTGAGATTGGTGATATCCAGGCGTTCATCCAGTACACAAGGCAGTTCACTCAGCCGATCATCCAGGTGGCCAATATAGCCAACGTATTGCAGTCTACAGTGGCGTCTGCGGAACGGGTATTTGAAATTATGGATGAGGCTGAGCAAATTCCTGATCAGGAGGATGCAAAAGTCATAACGTTCCCGAAAGGCAATATCAGATTTGAACATGTAAAGTTCGGTTACAAGGAAGAAGATCCGCTCATGGAGGATCTCAGCATAAATATTGAGGAAGGCAATACCGTCGCCATCGTCGGGCCGACCGGAGCGGGTAAAACAACTCTGGTAAATCTGATTATGCGCTTTTATGAGGTCCAAGGCGGGAGGATCACCATCGACGGTGTGGATATAAGGGAAATGACGCGCGGGGATTTACGCACGATGTTCGGGATGGTGCTGCAGGATACATGGCTCTTTAACGGAACTATAAGGGACAATATTGCTTACGGCCGCGAAGGAGCTAACGATGAGGAGGTCATCAGTGCGGCAAAAGCCGCCAATGCGCATCACTTCATCAAAACTCTCCCTGACGGTTATGATACCGTGCTAAACGAAGAAGCTTCAAATATCTCGCAAGGCCAGAAGCAACTCCTGACCATAGCCCGGGCCATTCTTGCCGACCCGGCGATTCTCATTCTTGATGAGGCCACCAGCAACATCGACACTAGAACCGAAGTACTAATTCAAAAAGCCATGTCAAGATTAATGAAGGGAAGAACCAGCTTTGTTATTGCTCACAGACTTTCAACAATCCGTGACGCGGACCTGATCCTGGTAATGAACAAAGGTGCCATCGTGGAACAGGGTAATCACAACGAACTCCTTGCCAAGGACGGCTTCTACGCCGACCTGTACAACTGTCAATTCGCGGGCGGCAACCTTAGTGATAAGGTAGTATCTTAA
- a CDS encoding sensor domain-containing diguanylate cyclase, with amino-acid sequence MDVQSCQDILENLYDGLYIVDRDRKITFWNKGAEKITGFKNAEVVGSYCWHNLLKHVDCEGVSLCSEMCPLAKTIEDGVMREAEVFLRHKGGFRVPVFIRVSPIRDSDGKITGAIEIFNDNSPKIDLIQQIDQLRELSLLDPLTRLANRRYAEIHLQGKIKEMSDCGCPFFGVLFLDIDHFKKVNDEHGHDVGDEVLKMVSMTIKRGVNGKGQVCRWGGEEFIVVIPAGDIYMLQSVAGSLRALVEQSCYSDGRHEVSVTVSVGATMAVSGDTVESVVKRADALMFQSKKMGRNRVSI; translated from the coding sequence ATGGATGTTCAAAGTTGCCAGGATATTTTGGAGAATCTCTATGACGGTTTATATATTGTAGACAGGGATAGAAAAATTACCTTTTGGAACAAAGGAGCCGAGAAAATTACCGGTTTCAAAAATGCGGAAGTTGTAGGTTCATATTGTTGGCATAATTTGCTCAAACATGTTGACTGCGAGGGTGTTTCACTTTGTTCAGAAATGTGCCCCTTGGCCAAAACCATCGAAGATGGGGTAATGCGTGAGGCTGAGGTTTTTCTTCGCCATAAAGGGGGGTTTCGGGTTCCAGTTTTTATCCGTGTATCTCCCATCCGGGACTCTGACGGGAAGATCACCGGCGCTATTGAGATCTTTAATGACAATTCCCCTAAAATAGATCTTATCCAACAGATAGATCAACTGCGTGAACTCTCATTGTTGGACCCTCTTACCAGGCTGGCCAACCGGCGTTATGCGGAAATCCATTTACAGGGTAAAATTAAAGAAATGTCCGATTGTGGTTGTCCATTTTTCGGGGTGTTATTTCTAGATATAGATCATTTTAAAAAAGTCAATGATGAACATGGCCACGATGTTGGCGATGAAGTTTTGAAAATGGTGTCGATGACCATAAAAAGAGGAGTTAATGGAAAAGGTCAGGTTTGTCGTTGGGGAGGAGAGGAATTTATCGTTGTGATACCAGCCGGTGATATTTATATGCTCCAATCTGTCGCCGGGAGTTTGCGCGCCCTTGTTGAACAGTCATGTTATTCCGATGGGCGGCATGAAGTATCGGTTACCGTATCTGTCGGGGCTACGATGGCCGTTTCCGGTGACACGGTCGAGAGTGTGGTAAAGAGAGCGGATGCTCTGATGTTCCAGAGCAAAAAAATGGGTAGAAACAGAGTATCAATTTAA
- a CDS encoding C45 family autoproteolytic acyltransferase/hydolase encodes MKEVRAFNIVECQGTLYDIGRQYGEACKDNILESVEINFLSLCHNLQIGKSEIVGNAMKFFPKAKEFDPDVIDFIKGESEGAGITFEEAFTLRCVLDLTFYYGTITGMCTSFAVTGGATKNGKTILGQNVDWVPGFPMDLLKIKYEDGLEQLVLSFGGVYEYTLNSAGFGISENLNLGPSQEHVVDLPCGLYLPKAMRQKSISDALGVLCQAARGIGYYHLASADGEIVGIESAFDDFSILYPERDMLVHSNHCQTERFYKGNQIYMVAPDSYFRANHLRNIMEQHYGEITPELMMKFLADHENHPNSICRHVDDNKSPHTRSKTLASIVMVPE; translated from the coding sequence ATGAAAGAAGTCAGGGCTTTTAATATAGTTGAGTGTCAGGGTACGCTTTATGATATCGGCAGGCAGTATGGTGAAGCCTGTAAAGATAATATCTTAGAGTCAGTAGAAATAAATTTTTTAAGTTTATGTCATAATCTCCAGATCGGCAAGAGTGAAATCGTCGGTAACGCTATGAAGTTTTTCCCCAAGGCTAAAGAATTCGACCCTGATGTCATAGATTTCATTAAAGGTGAATCCGAAGGGGCAGGCATAACTTTTGAAGAAGCATTTACCCTTAGATGTGTTTTAGATTTAACATTTTACTACGGAACGATAACAGGGATGTGCACTTCATTCGCGGTTACCGGCGGGGCCACGAAGAATGGCAAGACTATTCTGGGGCAGAATGTCGATTGGGTTCCTGGTTTCCCCATGGATCTATTAAAAATAAAATATGAAGATGGATTAGAACAACTTGTGCTTTCTTTTGGGGGAGTATACGAATACACTTTGAATTCAGCCGGGTTTGGCATAAGTGAAAATTTAAATTTAGGCCCTTCACAAGAACATGTAGTTGACCTTCCTTGCGGACTTTATCTTCCCAAAGCTATGAGACAGAAAAGTATTAGTGATGCCCTGGGGGTGCTTTGTCAGGCCGCGCGGGGTATTGGATATTATCATTTGGCAAGCGCCGATGGAGAAATCGTCGGCATAGAAAGCGCCTTTGATGATTTCAGCATCCTATATCCGGAAAGGGATATGCTCGTACATTCAAACCATTGTCAAACTGAACGGTTTTATAAAGGCAATCAGATATATATGGTAGCGCCGGACAGCTACTTTCGCGCAAATCACTTAAGAAATATCATGGAACAACATTACGGAGAAATAACCCCGGAATTGATGATGAAATTTCTGGCTGATCATGAAAATCACCCGAATTCCATATGCAGGCATGTAGATGATAATAAATCGCCCCATACACGTTCAAAAACGCTGGCATCAATAGTTATGGTCCCGGAGTAA
- a CDS encoding aminopeptidase — protein MVDKRIRILAKNLVNYSCDLQVDEKVLIEAVGLETPLVKELVREVYRAGGVPFVTIKDASVERAILLGATEKQMKSRAQYEADRMREMDAYIGIRSGNNFAEMSDVPAEKMYLYNKHFWNEVHGRIRVSGTKWVVLRYPSPPMAQLADMSTEAFEDFYFQVCNLDYSKMDAAMDPLIELMENSDQVRIVGKGTELTFSIKSLPAVKCAGRRNIPDGEVYTAPVRDSVNGFITYNTPAQYQGFTYENIRLEFKDGKIVNASANDPERLNKVLDTDEGARYIGEFALGVNPYIKKPMKDTLFDEKIAGSIHFTPGSAYERCFNGNRSAIHWDLVCIQTPEYGGGEIYFDDVLIRKDGFFVLPEIEGLNPDNLRLK, from the coding sequence ATGGTTGATAAACGTATAAGAATCCTGGCGAAAAACCTGGTAAATTATTCTTGTGATTTGCAGGTTGATGAAAAAGTTCTCATTGAGGCGGTAGGGCTTGAAACCCCGCTGGTCAAGGAATTGGTGCGGGAAGTGTACCGTGCCGGCGGGGTGCCGTTTGTTACCATTAAAGATGCCTCGGTGGAGAGGGCCATACTGCTGGGGGCCACAGAAAAACAAATGAAAAGCAGGGCGCAATACGAGGCAGACCGGATGAGAGAGATGGATGCTTATATCGGTATCCGTTCCGGGAACAACTTCGCGGAGATGTCCGACGTCCCGGCGGAAAAAATGTACCTGTACAACAAGCATTTCTGGAATGAGGTGCATGGGAGGATCCGGGTGTCGGGGACCAAGTGGGTGGTCCTGCGCTACCCTTCGCCTCCTATGGCCCAATTAGCCGATATGAGCACGGAGGCCTTTGAGGATTTTTACTTCCAGGTCTGCAACCTGGACTATTCTAAAATGGACGCGGCCATGGATCCCCTAATAGAACTGATGGAGAATAGCGACCAAGTGCGGATTGTGGGGAAGGGGACCGAACTGACATTTTCCATTAAATCATTACCGGCCGTCAAGTGCGCCGGCAGGCGAAACATTCCCGACGGGGAAGTTTACACCGCTCCGGTCAGGGACTCTGTGAACGGTTTTATCACCTACAACACACCGGCTCAGTATCAGGGATTCACCTACGAGAACATCCGGCTTGAGTTCAAGGACGGGAAGATCGTTAACGCTTCGGCAAACGACCCGGAGCGGCTCAACAAAGTGTTGGACACAGACGAGGGAGCGCGCTACATCGGTGAATTCGCACTGGGAGTCAATCCCTACATTAAGAAACCCATGAAAGACACCTTGTTCGATGAAAAAATAGCCGGTTCCATCCATTTTACCCCGGGTAGCGCTTACGAGCGGTGTTTCAACGGGAACAGGTCGGCTATCCACTGGGACTTGGTCTGTATTCAGACACCGGAATACGGTGGCGGGGAAATTTATTTCGACGACGTTCTCATCAGGAAAGATGGGTTCTTCGTACTGCCGGAAATAGAGGGGTTGAACCCCGACAATTTAAGATTAAAATAG